One stretch of Natronobacterium gregoryi SP2 DNA includes these proteins:
- a CDS encoding RAD55 family ATPase — translation MVDRLETGIDVLDRKLDGGLPPGCIVAYTAAPASQSELLLYELTAARGTLYLTTERSDTLVRHALEHSPSAVGSPTVRHVTSDSPLEETARFVDALPDGANLIIDTMDVLERTETDDYIAFLNDLKATINETGGIAVLHCLKRDTVPTNRPRTYHAADAVFDLETKLAGTELENHLTIPKFRSGGQPTEAIKLELIEEVAIDTSRDIA, via the coding sequence ATGGTGGATCGGCTGGAAACGGGTATCGACGTGTTGGATCGGAAACTCGACGGCGGGTTACCACCGGGCTGTATCGTCGCCTACACTGCCGCCCCGGCCAGCCAGTCGGAACTACTGCTCTACGAACTGACAGCCGCGCGCGGAACCCTCTACCTGACAACCGAACGCTCCGACACCCTCGTCCGTCACGCCCTCGAGCACTCGCCATCCGCCGTCGGCAGTCCAACTGTAAGACACGTAACCAGTGACTCACCGCTCGAGGAGACTGCACGGTTCGTCGATGCCCTTCCGGACGGTGCGAACCTCATTATCGATACGATGGACGTCCTCGAACGGACTGAGACGGACGACTACATCGCCTTCCTCAACGATCTCAAAGCGACAATAAACGAGACCGGTGGCATCGCAGTCTTACACTGTCTGAAAAGAGACACCGTTCCGACGAACCGTCCGCGAACCTACCACGCGGCTGACGCCGTCTTCGATCTCGAGACGAAACTCGCCGGCACCGAACTCGAGAACCATCTTACGATCCCGAAATTTCGGAGTGGCGGACAACCGACCGAGGCGATCAAACTCGAACTGATCGAAGAGGTTGCAATCGACACCAGCCGCGACATCGCCTGA
- the secY gene encoding preprotein translocase subunit SecY, translating into MGWKEAAEPVLTRMPAVKRPEGHVPFKRKLAWTAGILVLYFFLTNITLLGVGEGATDLFGEFRAILAGEHGSLLQVGIGPIVTASIVMQLLGGANLLGLDTDDPRDQVLYQGLQKLLVIIMTALTALPMVFAGGFLPVQQQPLALAGIELVGTQIQLLMFFQIFLGGILILYMDEVVSKWGIGSGIGLFIIAGVSQKLVAGFISPSAEGFFYSWYQIIFTDEVVVDGIIAGDGLNTLLLNEGQIIPLLTTLLIFGIVVYAESVRVEIPLSHARVKGARGRFPVKLIYASVLPMILVRALQANIQFMGQIMHRVGGAGAGEPIILFGMELPWLGVYADGQPTAGFFYYTAPIYSPEDWMWWTGEVIGNPEVWQILVRITVDLTFMVIGGAIFAIFWVETTNMGPKATARQIQNSGMQIPGFRQNVGVIEKVMERYIPQVTVIGGALVGLLAVMANMLGTIGAVTGTGLLLAVSITYKLYEEIAEEQMMEMHPMMRQMFGKE; encoded by the coding sequence ATGGGATGGAAGGAAGCCGCCGAACCGGTTCTGACGCGGATGCCCGCAGTCAAGCGTCCGGAAGGGCACGTTCCCTTCAAGCGGAAGCTGGCCTGGACTGCTGGAATCCTTGTGTTGTACTTCTTCCTGACGAACATCACGCTTCTCGGCGTGGGTGAAGGTGCGACCGACCTCTTCGGCGAGTTCCGTGCGATTCTTGCCGGCGAGCACGGCTCGCTGTTGCAGGTCGGTATCGGACCGATCGTCACGGCAAGCATCGTCATGCAGTTGCTCGGTGGTGCGAACCTACTCGGGCTCGATACCGACGACCCACGGGATCAGGTCCTCTACCAGGGCCTCCAGAAGCTGCTCGTCATCATCATGACGGCGCTGACGGCACTACCGATGGTGTTCGCTGGCGGCTTCCTGCCAGTCCAACAGCAGCCGCTGGCTCTCGCCGGAATCGAGCTTGTCGGCACGCAGATCCAGCTGCTGATGTTCTTCCAGATCTTCCTCGGCGGCATCCTCATCCTGTACATGGACGAGGTCGTCAGTAAGTGGGGGATCGGCAGCGGGATCGGTCTGTTCATTATCGCCGGAGTCAGCCAGAAACTCGTCGCTGGCTTCATCTCTCCGTCCGCGGAGGGATTCTTCTACAGCTGGTACCAGATCATCTTCACCGACGAAGTCGTCGTCGATGGTATCATCGCGGGCGACGGGCTGAACACGTTGCTACTCAATGAAGGGCAGATCATTCCGCTGCTCACGACGTTGCTCATCTTCGGCATCGTCGTCTACGCCGAATCCGTGCGAGTCGAGATTCCGCTCAGTCACGCTCGAGTCAAGGGCGCGCGTGGCCGCTTCCCTGTGAAGCTCATCTACGCGAGTGTCCTGCCGATGATCCTCGTCCGGGCACTGCAGGCTAACATCCAGTTCATGGGTCAGATCATGCACCGCGTCGGTGGCGCGGGTGCTGGTGAGCCGATCATCTTGTTCGGCATGGAGTTACCGTGGCTCGGCGTTTACGCCGACGGACAGCCCACGGCTGGGTTCTTCTACTACACGGCACCCATCTACAGCCCCGAAGACTGGATGTGGTGGACCGGTGAAGTAATCGGGAACCCCGAAGTGTGGCAGATTCTGGTGCGCATCACCGTCGACCTGACGTTCATGGTCATCGGTGGCGCGATCTTCGCCATCTTCTGGGTCGAGACGACGAACATGGGTCCAAAAGCGACTGCACGCCAGATCCAGAACTCCGGGATGCAAATCCCCGGCTTCCGACAGAACGTTGGCGTCATCGAGAAGGTCATGGAACGGTACATCCCGCAGGTGACCGTCATCGGTGGCGCACTGGTTGGCCTGCTCGCGGTCATGGCGAACATGCTGGGCACCATCGGGGCCGTCACCGGGACGGGTCTGTTGCTCGCTGTCTCTATCACGTACAAACTGTACGAGGAGATTGCCGAGGAACAGATGATGGAGATGCACCCAATGATGCGCCAGATGTTCGGCAAAGAGTAA
- a CDS encoding uL15m family ribosomal protein has translation MTSKKRRQRGSRTHSGGSHKNRRGAGHRGGRGRAGRSKHEFHNYEPKGKHGFKRPDGIREEVAEIDVRKLDEDAILYVAEGVAEAVDGGDGYRIDARDVVEDGHEVDVVKVLGSGQVRNQLEITADAFSDAAREKIEGAGGEATLTERGEKRDADAEDDESEQNEE, from the coding sequence ATGACGAGCAAAAAACGACGGCAGCGTGGGTCACGGACGCACAGCGGGGGCTCTCACAAGAACCGACGTGGTGCGGGCCACCGCGGTGGCCGCGGCCGCGCTGGACGAAGCAAACACGAGTTCCACAACTACGAGCCGAAGGGCAAACACGGCTTCAAGCGCCCAGACGGGATTCGCGAAGAGGTCGCGGAGATCGACGTAAGGAAGCTCGACGAGGACGCGATCCTCTACGTCGCAGAGGGCGTTGCAGAAGCGGTCGACGGCGGTGACGGCTACCGCATCGACGCTCGAGACGTCGTCGAAGACGGTCACGAGGTCGACGTCGTCAAGGTCCTCGGTTCCGGACAGGTTCGAAACCAACTCGAAATCACGGCGGACGCATTCTCCGACGCCGCACGCGAGAAAATCGAGGGGGCTGGCGGTGAAGCCACCCTCACCGAGCGCGGCGAGAAGCGAGACGCAGACGCCGAGGACGACGAATCAGAACAGAACGAGGAGTAA
- a CDS encoding 50S ribosomal protein L30, translating to MRAIVQVRGEVNRQEDVEDTLQMLNIHNVNHCALVPETDTYEGMIAKVNDYVAHGEPSVDVVATLLAKRAEPLEGDQSDADEEWLAENTEYDGFEELAEALVEEETTLRDEGLSPTLRLHPPRGGHDGIKKPTVEGGQLGKHTTDEINDLLESMR from the coding sequence ATGCGAGCAATCGTGCAGGTTCGTGGTGAAGTGAACCGGCAGGAAGACGTCGAAGACACGCTGCAGATGCTGAACATCCACAACGTCAACCACTGCGCGCTCGTCCCCGAGACCGACACCTACGAAGGGATGATCGCGAAGGTCAACGACTACGTCGCACACGGCGAGCCGAGTGTGGACGTGGTCGCGACGTTGCTGGCAAAGCGAGCCGAACCCCTCGAGGGCGACCAGTCGGACGCCGACGAAGAGTGGCTGGCCGAAAACACTGAGTACGACGGCTTCGAGGAACTCGCCGAAGCGCTAGTCGAGGAAGAAACGACGCTCCGTGACGAGGGTCTGTCACCGACGCTACGGCTTCACCCGCCACGTGGCGGCCACGACGGGATCAAGAAGCCGACAGTCGAGGGCGGCCAACTCGGAAAGCATACAACGGACGAGATTAACGACCTGCTAGAATCGATGCGATAA
- a CDS encoding 30S ribosomal protein S5, protein MSANDYNDDGWQPVTRLGRKVQEGEIDTMEAALNSGLPLKEPELVDQLLPGLDDEVLDINMVQRMTDSGRRVKFRCVVAVGNRDGYVGYAEGRDDQVGSAIQKAIGIAKLNMITVPRGSGSWEDRSDRPHSLTRRTTGKAGSVEVEVIPAPEGLGLAASDTVHAVLDLAGIENAWTKSHGNTRTTVNLAKATFNALENASQSRHPPGHRDTGSDREEPEETEVAE, encoded by the coding sequence ATGAGCGCAAACGACTACAACGACGACGGATGGCAGCCCGTCACCCGTCTCGGTCGGAAGGTCCAGGAGGGCGAAATCGACACGATGGAGGCCGCCCTCAACTCGGGCCTGCCGCTGAAAGAGCCCGAACTCGTCGACCAGCTCCTTCCTGGACTGGACGACGAGGTGCTGGACATCAACATGGTCCAGCGAATGACCGACTCCGGACGACGCGTGAAGTTCCGCTGTGTCGTCGCCGTCGGCAACCGTGATGGCTACGTCGGCTACGCGGAAGGCCGGGACGATCAGGTTGGTTCTGCCATTCAGAAGGCAATCGGTATCGCGAAGCTAAATATGATCACGGTGCCCCGCGGCTCCGGGTCGTGGGAGGACCGTTCGGATCGACCACACTCGCTGACTCGACGGACGACCGGCAAGGCCGGCTCCGTCGAAGTCGAGGTCATCCCCGCGCCGGAAGGGCTTGGGCTGGCCGCGAGTGATACGGTTCACGCCGTCCTCGACCTCGCAGGCATCGAGAACGCCTGGACGAAGAGCCACGGCAACACCCGAACGACGGTCAACCTCGCGAAAGCGACGTTCAACGCACTCGAAAACGCCTCGCAGTCCCGACATCCGCCAGGACATCGTGACACGGGTAGTGACCGTGAAGAGCCCGAGGAAACGGAGGTGGCCGAGTAA
- a CDS encoding 50S ribosomal protein L18: MATGPRYNVPMRRRREVRTDYHQRLRLLKSGKPRLVARKSNKHTTAQLIVPGPQGDETLASAHSSDLEEYGWDAPTSNISAAYLTGLLAGQRAVEAGLEEAVLDIGLNTATPGNKVFAVQEGAIDAGLEIPHNDDVLADWSRTRGEHIAEYAEQLDEPLYGGEFDATDLPEHFDDVREAILE, encoded by the coding sequence ATGGCGACAGGACCACGATACAACGTTCCGATGCGGCGTCGCCGTGAGGTCCGGACGGACTACCACCAGAGGTTGCGCCTGCTGAAGTCGGGTAAGCCCCGCCTCGTCGCTCGAAAGAGCAACAAGCACACCACGGCGCAGCTGATCGTTCCCGGACCACAGGGCGACGAGACGCTCGCGAGCGCACACTCGAGCGATCTCGAGGAGTATGGCTGGGACGCACCCACGAGTAACATTTCCGCGGCGTACCTGACCGGCCTGCTGGCCGGCCAGCGTGCCGTCGAAGCGGGTCTCGAGGAGGCGGTCCTCGACATCGGCCTCAACACTGCAACGCCGGGCAACAAGGTGTTTGCAGTCCAGGAGGGCGCGATCGACGCCGGTCTCGAGATCCCGCACAACGACGATGTGCTCGCGGACTGGTCGCGTACCCGTGGCGAGCACATCGCCGAGTACGCCGAACAGCTCGACGAGCCGCTGTATGGCGGCGAGTTCGACGCGACCGACCTCCCCGAACACTTCGATGACGTACGAGAGGCGATCCTAGAATGA
- a CDS encoding 50S ribosomal protein L19e: MTDLSAQKRLAADVLDVGKNRVWLDPDAQADIAEAITRDEIRELVDEGRIQAEDASGNSRGLARERNAKRAYGHQKGPGKRKGKKGARQNEKEDWQNKIRAQRRKLRELRDEGEITPTQYRQLYKKAGGGEFRSVRYLLNYIDENYGDQ; this comes from the coding sequence ATGACTGATCTCTCCGCACAGAAGCGACTGGCTGCCGACGTCTTGGATGTCGGTAAGAATCGCGTCTGGCTCGACCCCGATGCCCAGGCGGACATCGCAGAAGCGATCACGCGTGACGAGATCCGAGAACTCGTCGACGAGGGCCGCATCCAGGCCGAAGACGCCAGCGGCAACTCGCGTGGTCTGGCCCGCGAGCGCAACGCGAAACGTGCTTACGGCCACCAGAAGGGGCCGGGCAAGCGCAAGGGCAAGAAAGGCGCACGCCAGAACGAGAAAGAAGATTGGCAGAACAAGATTCGCGCACAGCGACGGAAGCTGCGCGAACTCCGCGACGAGGGCGAGATCACGCCCACGCAGTACCGCCAACTCTACAAGAAGGCTGGCGGTGGCGAGTTCCGCAGCGTCCGATACCTGCTGAACTACATCGACGAAAACTACGGTGACCAATAA
- a CDS encoding 50S ribosomal protein L32e: MADEDQSDELQSLEDISGVGESKAEALREAGFESIADVKEADQADLAEAEGIGNALAARIKADVGDLEVTDETEAEIEDEGVEEQEPDDDVETELQPRGLVDKTPDLSEEEQRLLERRKSEGKPQFNRQDYHKKKRTPESWRRPRGQLSKQRRGVKGKGPTVEAGFRTPEDIRGKHPSGFEEVYVENTADLEGVDGDREAVRIAASVGARKRERIEELAEEQGVRVLNPTYEEVEVETND, from the coding sequence ATGGCAGACGAAGACCAATCGGACGAACTACAGAGTCTCGAGGACATCAGTGGCGTCGGCGAGAGTAAGGCCGAAGCCCTTCGAGAGGCTGGCTTCGAGTCCATCGCGGACGTCAAAGAAGCTGACCAGGCCGACCTGGCCGAAGCCGAGGGCATCGGTAACGCGCTCGCGGCCCGTATCAAAGCCGACGTCGGTGACCTCGAGGTTACCGACGAGACTGAGGCAGAAATCGAAGACGAGGGCGTCGAAGAACAAGAGCCCGACGACGACGTCGAGACGGAACTACAGCCACGCGGGCTCGTCGACAAAACGCCCGACCTCTCCGAGGAAGAACAGCGACTGCTCGAGCGTCGCAAGAGCGAGGGCAAGCCGCAGTTCAACCGGCAAGACTATCACAAGAAAAAGCGGACGCCGGAATCCTGGCGTCGCCCACGCGGTCAGCTGTCGAAACAGCGCCGCGGCGTCAAGGGCAAAGGACCGACCGTCGAGGCCGGCTTCCGCACGCCCGAAGACATCCGGGGCAAACACCCGAGCGGCTTCGAGGAGGTTTACGTCGAGAATACGGCCGACCTCGAGGGTGTCGACGGCGACCGTGAAGCCGTTCGAATCGCCGCCTCGGTCGGCGCGCGAAAGCGCGAGCGTATCGAGGAACTCGCCGAAGAGCAGGGCGTTCGCGTCCTGAACCCAACCTACGAGGAAGTGGAGGTGGAAACGAATGACTGA
- a CDS encoding 50S ribosomal protein L6, producing MRVELEIPDSVTVEKDHLDVTVEGPEGSVTRRLWYPDVTVDVEDDTVVIESDAEDAKTNATVGTFESHVENAFHGVTEGWEYEMEVFYSHFPMQVRAEGDEVVIENFLGEKAPRRTTIHGDTEVTVDDEQLVLSGPDKEDVGQTAADIEQLTKVSGKDTRIFQDGVYITAKPAKGGV from the coding sequence ATGCGAGTCGAACTGGAAATCCCTGACAGCGTAACCGTCGAGAAAGACCACCTCGACGTGACCGTCGAGGGACCGGAAGGCAGCGTTACGCGCCGTCTCTGGTACCCCGACGTGACCGTCGACGTGGAAGACGACACTGTGGTAATCGAAAGCGATGCCGAGGACGCGAAGACGAACGCGACCGTCGGTACCTTCGAAAGCCACGTCGAAAACGCGTTCCACGGCGTAACCGAGGGCTGGGAGTACGAGATGGAAGTCTTCTACTCTCACTTCCCGATGCAGGTTCGCGCGGAAGGCGACGAAGTCGTCATCGAAAACTTCCTCGGCGAAAAGGCACCGCGACGTACGACCATCCACGGTGACACCGAAGTCACCGTCGACGACGAGCAGCTCGTCCTCTCGGGTCCCGACAAGGAAGACGTCGGCCAGACAGCGGCCGACATCGAGCAGCTGACGAAAGTCAGCGGCAAAGACACACGCATCTTCCAGGACGGGGTCTACATCACCGCGAAACCCGCGAAGGGAGGTGTCTAA
- a CDS encoding 30S ribosomal protein S8 has protein sequence MTGNDPLSNALSGIDNAESVGKLSHEVTPASNEIGSVLEVFYDRGYIDGFEFVDDGKAGQFEVELKGAINECGPVKPRYSAGADEFEKWEKRFLPARDFGALVVTTSSGIMSHYEAREEGIGGQVIAYVY, from the coding sequence ATGACTGGAAACGATCCACTCAGTAACGCGCTCTCGGGCATCGACAACGCCGAGAGCGTCGGTAAACTGAGCCACGAGGTAACGCCCGCCTCGAACGAAATCGGCAGCGTACTCGAGGTCTTCTACGACCGCGGGTACATCGACGGCTTCGAGTTCGTCGACGACGGCAAAGCCGGTCAGTTCGAGGTCGAACTGAAAGGAGCGATCAACGAGTGTGGCCCCGTCAAGCCTCGCTACAGCGCAGGTGCCGACGAGTTCGAGAAGTGGGAGAAACGATTCCTCCCGGCTCGAGACTTCGGTGCGCTCGTCGTCACGACGAGCAGTGGCATTATGAGCCACTACGAAGCGCGCGAGGAAGGCATTGGGGGCCAGGTGATCGCATACGTCTACTAA
- a CDS encoding 30S ribosomal protein S14, with product MSESEPEQDEAQPEASAADQTGEHTAKRTEQIEECQRCGRKQGLVGKYDINLCRQCFREIARDMGFRKYR from the coding sequence ATGAGTGAAAGCGAACCAGAACAGGACGAAGCGCAACCGGAAGCGTCCGCAGCCGACCAGACCGGCGAGCACACAGCAAAGCGGACCGAGCAGATCGAGGAGTGTCAGCGATGTGGCCGCAAGCAAGGGCTCGTCGGTAAGTACGACATCAACCTCTGTCGGCAGTGTTTCCGGGAAATCGCTCGCGACATGGGATTCAGGAAGTACCGATAA
- a CDS encoding 50S ribosomal protein L5 produces MSEASDADFHEMREPRVEKVVVHMGVGQGGRELGKAEDIIEEVTSQESVRTQAKRTEPDFGIRQGDPIGTKVTLRGEDAHAFLETALPLAALSETQFDDTGNFSFGIEEHTEFPSQEYDPNVGIYGLDVTVNLVRPGYRIAKRDKASRSIPSNHRLTPEDAIAYLESTFDVTVEESADE; encoded by the coding sequence ATGAGCGAAGCCAGCGACGCGGACTTCCACGAGATGCGCGAACCGCGCGTCGAAAAGGTCGTCGTCCACATGGGCGTCGGTCAGGGCGGTCGCGAACTCGGCAAGGCCGAGGACATCATCGAGGAAGTCACTAGCCAGGAGAGCGTCCGTACCCAGGCAAAGCGGACCGAACCTGACTTCGGCATTCGCCAGGGCGACCCGATCGGGACGAAGGTCACCCTCCGTGGCGAGGACGCTCATGCGTTCCTCGAGACGGCGCTGCCGCTTGCGGCACTGTCGGAGACGCAGTTCGACGACACGGGTAACTTCAGCTTCGGGATCGAGGAACACACCGAGTTCCCCAGCCAGGAGTACGACCCGAACGTCGGGATTTACGGGCTGGACGTCACCGTCAACCTGGTACGTCCGGGCTACCGCATCGCCAAGCGCGACAAGGCGTCGCGGTCGATCCCGTCGAACCACCGACTCACGCCCGAGGACGCGATCGCGTACCTCGAGTCGACCTTCGACGTAACCGTGGAGGAGTCCGCAGATGAGTGA
- a CDS encoding 30S ribosomal protein S4e produces the protein MTKHQKRLSVPKSWPVERKTEVFTVKAGAGPHGEEGVPLVVLLRDVLGYVDSTKEARYALSEDAILVNGEPINDEQRPIGIFDIVAFPGREEYYRVFPDEGGRLSLTGIDADSAESRLGKIESKQQVSGGDTQLTLHDGTNVIADDDGYSTTDSIVVDNDDKSIVAHFPYEEGALVTAVRGNHGGKIGEIESIEVTPGSGSNAVTISTDDGEFETVEEYVVVIDENFTGDDSSSETATTGDDE, from the coding sequence ATGACGAAACACCAGAAACGACTGTCGGTCCCGAAGTCCTGGCCGGTCGAACGGAAGACCGAGGTCTTTACGGTCAAGGCTGGCGCGGGTCCCCACGGTGAGGAAGGCGTTCCACTCGTCGTCCTCCTGCGGGACGTGCTGGGCTACGTGGACTCGACGAAAGAAGCACGGTATGCTCTCTCCGAGGACGCGATCCTCGTCAACGGGGAGCCGATCAACGACGAACAGCGTCCGATCGGTATCTTCGACATCGTCGCGTTCCCCGGTCGAGAGGAGTACTATCGCGTCTTCCCCGACGAGGGCGGTCGGCTTTCGCTGACCGGGATCGACGCGGATTCCGCCGAGAGCCGACTCGGCAAGATCGAGAGCAAGCAACAGGTCTCGGGTGGCGACACTCAGCTGACGCTGCACGACGGTACGAACGTCATCGCCGACGACGACGGCTACAGCACGACCGACTCGATCGTCGTCGACAACGATGACAAGTCGATCGTCGCTCACTTCCCCTACGAAGAGGGAGCGCTCGTGACGGCCGTTCGTGGCAACCACGGCGGCAAGATCGGCGAGATCGAATCGATCGAAGTCACGCCCGGCAGTGGCTCGAACGCCGTCACTATCTCGACCGACGACGGCGAGTTCGAGACCGTCGAGGAGTACGTCGTCGTCATCGACGAGAACTTCACGGGCGACGACTCGTCGTCGGAAACCGCGACCACGGGTGATGACGAATGA
- the rplX gene encoding 50S ribosomal protein L24, producing MTKQPHKQRTQTERAPLHKRQKQLHATLSDELREEYDTRRTRVNAGDTVEVMRGDHAGEEGEVVRAILEDGVVHVEDVTVETADGEEVPRPLDPSNVRITDLDLEDERREARLEGENEGDSE from the coding sequence ATGACGAAGCAACCACACAAACAGCGAACTCAGACGGAGCGTGCACCGCTGCACAAGCGACAGAAGCAGCTCCACGCGACGCTGTCGGACGAACTCCGCGAGGAGTACGACACGCGCCGGACCCGCGTCAACGCGGGCGACACCGTCGAGGTCATGCGTGGCGACCACGCCGGCGAGGAAGGCGAAGTCGTCCGTGCCATCCTCGAGGACGGCGTCGTTCACGTCGAGGACGTCACTGTCGAGACGGCAGACGGCGAAGAAGTGCCGCGACCGCTCGACCCGTCGAACGTCCGTATTACGGACCTCGACCTCGAAGACGAGCGTCGTGAGGCACGCCTCGAAGGCGAAAACGAAGGTGATAGCGAATGA
- a CDS encoding 50S ribosomal protein L14 — translation MEAMKADVTQGLKKGSLVTCADNTGARELKVISVSGYHGTKNRQPKAGLGDKVTVSVTKGTPEMRRQVLEAVIVRQRKSIRRPDGTRLKFEDNAAVIIDENEEPRGTEIKGPIAREVAERFGAIASTATMIV, via the coding sequence ATGGAGGCGATGAAAGCCGACGTCACCCAGGGCCTGAAGAAGGGCTCGCTGGTCACGTGTGCCGACAACACCGGCGCGCGTGAGCTGAAGGTCATCAGCGTCTCGGGCTATCACGGCACCAAGAACCGCCAGCCGAAGGCGGGGCTTGGTGACAAGGTCACTGTCTCCGTGACCAAGGGTACTCCCGAGATGCGCCGCCAGGTTCTCGAGGCAGTCATCGTCCGCCAGCGGAAGTCGATCCGCCGGCCCGACGGAACACGGCTGAAGTTCGAGGACAACGCAGCGGTCATCATCGACGAGAACGAAGAACCCCGCGGCACGGAGATCAAGGGACCGATCGCCCGCGAAGTCGCAGAGCGTTTCGGAGCGATCGCGAGTACCGCAACCATGATCGTATAG
- a CDS encoding 30S ribosomal protein S17 — protein sequence MAIGLDVETPPEPENPEEYDYETCPFYGELPVRGQILEGTVVSTDMDKTVVVEREYDVAVPKYDRYMKRRSRIPAHVPGVLEPLSVGDSVKIAETRPLSKTKSHVVVEVTEEATAEDVAELTGQAEPEPELSDEDLAAAADDEGDQ from the coding sequence ATGGCAATAGGACTAGACGTTGAAACCCCTCCGGAACCAGAAAACCCGGAGGAATACGACTACGAGACGTGTCCGTTTTATGGCGAGCTTCCCGTTCGAGGGCAGATCCTCGAGGGAACCGTCGTCTCGACGGACATGGACAAGACTGTAGTCGTCGAACGAGAGTACGACGTGGCTGTACCGAAGTACGACCGGTACATGAAACGTCGCTCGCGCATCCCGGCACACGTTCCGGGCGTGCTCGAGCCGCTCTCGGTCGGCGACTCGGTCAAGATCGCAGAGACCCGACCACTGTCGAAGACCAAATCGCACGTGGTCGTCGAAGTAACCGAAGAAGCGACCGCCGAGGATGTCGCGGAGCTGACCGGCCAGGCCGAGCCCGAGCCGGAACTCTCCGACGAGGACCTTGCTGCGGCTGCGGACGACGAGGGTGATCAGTGA
- a CDS encoding ribonuclease P protein component 1 yields the protein MALTPETLPRHELNGLPVRVVESDDASRVGIEGRVVIETTNTLSIEVCVPPEAERWRDGDAVEQREDSESRVVMVPKSGSTFEFAITDDAADSAKESGTTSKLANTQPDSSNSDESDGAGEGVAYVTVDGSRLLSRPARRTETNGDSPWQ from the coding sequence ATGGCACTGACACCCGAGACGTTGCCGCGACACGAACTCAACGGATTACCGGTCCGCGTCGTCGAGAGCGACGACGCGTCGCGGGTCGGTATAGAGGGGCGTGTCGTCATCGAGACGACCAATACCCTCTCGATCGAGGTTTGCGTTCCGCCGGAGGCGGAACGATGGCGAGACGGCGACGCCGTCGAGCAGCGCGAAGACAGCGAGTCTCGGGTGGTTATGGTGCCGAAATCGGGCTCGACGTTCGAGTTCGCGATCACAGATGACGCCGCCGACTCCGCCAAGGAGTCGGGGACTACGTCCAAACTGGCCAACACTCAACCTGATTCGTCCAACTCGGACGAGTCGGACGGAGCTGGCGAGGGCGTAGCCTACGTTACGGTCGATGGCTCGCGACTGCTCTCACGACCCGCCCGACGCACGGAAACGAATGGTGACTCACCATGGCAATAG
- the rpmC gene encoding 50S ribosomal protein L29, giving the protein MAILHVEEIRDMTPAERQEELEELETELLNQKSVLAAGGAPENPGRIGEISRTIARIKTIQTEEGDFEDED; this is encoded by the coding sequence ATGGCGATTCTCCACGTCGAAGAGATCCGCGACATGACGCCTGCCGAACGGCAGGAAGAACTCGAAGAGCTCGAAACCGAACTGCTGAACCAGAAGTCCGTCCTCGCAGCCGGTGGTGCTCCGGAGAACCCGGGTCGAATCGGCGAGATTAGCCGCACCATCGCACGGATCAAGACGATCCAGACCGAGGAAGGCGACTTCGAAGACGAGGACTAA